In a genomic window of Polypterus senegalus isolate Bchr_013 chromosome 13, ASM1683550v1, whole genome shotgun sequence:
- the LOC120542983 gene encoding LIM domain transcription factor LMO4-A-like has translation MVNSRSAESSTVSVAGGGSPTRSCAGCGGKIADRFLLYSMERYWHTRCLKCSCCQAQLGEIGTSCFSKGGMILCRNDYIRLFGHSGACSACGQSIPASEMVMRAQGNVYHLKCFTCATCRNRLVPGDRFHYVNGTIFCEHDRPSSGLLASHLPSLQPNPLMPDQKVC, from the exons ATGGTTAACAGCCGCTCAGCGGAGTCGTCCACCGTATCTGTGGCTGGCGGGGGCTCACCCACGCGGTCCTGTGCGGGCTGTGGAGGGAAGATTGCAGACCGCTTCCTGCTGTACTCCATGGAGCGATACTGGCACACCCGCTGCCTGAAATGCTCGTGCTGCCAGGCTCAGCTGGGGGAAATTGGCACGTCCTGCTTCAGCAAGGGAGGCATGATCCTCTGCAGGAACGACTACATCAG ACTTTTTGGACACAGCGGCGCTTGCAGTGCGTGCGGTCAGTCCATTCCAGCCAGTGAGATGGTGATGAGAGCCCAGGGAAATGTCTACCACCTTAAG TGTTTCACTTGCGCCACCTGCAGGAACAGGCTGGTCCCAGGAGATCGCTTCCATTATGTCAACGGCACCATCTTTTGTGAGCACGACAGGCCATCGTCTGGACTGCTGGCCAGCCACCTTCCGTCTCTGCAGCCCAACCCGCTGATGCCCGATCAGAAG GTCTGCTGA